Genomic window (Clarias gariepinus isolate MV-2021 ecotype Netherlands chromosome 4, CGAR_prim_01v2, whole genome shotgun sequence):
ACTTTGTTCACATTAGTGTTCATCCTTTATTCACTCTCGGTATTTATCAGGTTTAGTGTTTGTCCCATTACCCATGTTCATGGTAGCAAGCGACAAGTCATCCTTATTACTTCTCGACGTACCGTATGTACGTAACACAGTTGCAGAGATAAGCGACGTGACTCCATGACAAGTAAGATCTTtgttattgattatttaaattaatgattCCACCGAGCTTGCACCGCTAGTCTAATCTGCTAGTCCAgcgctaatatatatatatatatatatatagagctACATATGTATAGCTAAAAAAATtccacacaggccacgcccacgaCAGACAAACTACAAGCTAGGAAAGATGCTCGACACTTCCCAGCATGAACATAGGATTAGCGTTGCTGTATtgtttcctcctttttttgttctaagatctagctttattttttcatggGGTATTCCATGCTAACATCGATGCATCTTCATGTAACCTCGCCATAATTTCTGGAGTAGAACCTCACTAACAAACATGCTTTGACATGCTGGAGCGCTAAAAACGTGACACAATCAAGGAATCTGCAAAGTCAGCAAGCTTGGGGGGTTATGGGATGCTCCTTGTTTCATTAAAGTGACTTCATGTTAGTGGGGTAGAACTTGACATCCTTTCCAGTACTGTCTTCTAGCatttcagtataaaagacaaaaactaaTGTAAACCTTTTTACCTTTACAACGAATGTAATGAAACATCCAAGATGTGTTTTTTTGGGGAGAtatttgcatctttttttttgcattttggcaTTGGACTGTCAGCAAACAAGACATGGAAGTGACATTGCAGTGACACAATGGAACTAATGCCATCTCTAAGCAAGAACTAAACCTCAGCATGAACCTGACCACTGGAACATTATGATGGCCGCCATCTCGGACAATCAGGATCTATCTACGTTACAAGCTACATTATGGTGACTGACGTGTCCATGTTCGGTTTGTTCTAAAGGACGTCTGTAGTAACACGTTTGTCACACTAAATATCCCAATTGTActgactatacacacacacacacacacaccttaatctAACACACTGATTGATTGATCCCCTATTGTAAGTGCCGCTTGTTGCATTTGATCACTAGAAGATCACATGACCAGAATTTATCCATGATGCACCCATGCTAGGAACTAGCGGCTTACCTAAAACCCTCAGACACACCATTTCTCCAATACGTCGCGAGACTTCTCTTACTTGTTAGCTACATTAGCACACttgcaaaattataaaaagacGGAAACATCCGACACCAAACACGTCTTGGCAAGTCCACTACAGGAGCAACTCTAATCCGTAAAACTGAGATTACAATTCCAAATCCGATACATTTTTACTCCAGTTATCCCTCTTGAGTTTATAcacatatagatatatacaatttatattttttatacatatatatatatatatttatatatactttgttAAAAAGAGGAGAAGggattaaaagaataaaaaatattgtgcagTACCTCTatgaacattcattcattcattaattcatacATGAATTCATTTCTTCACACACATccgcattcacacactcatatgtcgacattttttttttttataaacattggTAAAACTGCGAGCGCACAACTTGAGCCCCGGCAAGTTTATGTGGATGAGCGTCGGAGCCCGAGTTCAGGTTGACTTTGCCTTTGCACTTTGGTTCTCCCCCATTTAACTGATCCGTACTGGATTGGCAACTTGGCATCGAAGCAGAGTGACTCGAACCCTCGCCAGTCCCCGTTATGACCTTTGACCCCTGTGAACCAGCCCGCGATGTGCCTGGATGGGAGCTCTCATGGTTGATCCAATCCTGAATGGCTATCTCTTTCGAGTTCTGAAGTTTGAGTCGGTCTGCATCtgaaagctccgcccccttctCGGCACCCCCCTGTTCACGCCAGTCATTAATGACTGCAAGTTCGCCAAAGTCCCGCTGCCCACCCAAAGTGTGTCTCCGACGgactcttttctctttcttcctgTTATTTTTGTGTCCTCCGATGCCAAACATGTCATCCGCAGACAAGCGGAAATGGGACTTCAACCTCTCGGTGATACTGAGATGCTTTGCTGGTTCTGTCTGGCTGTGGGACGAGGAAGGGGCGGAGCTGAGGCTTCCCACAGAACGGCCTTTTTTTACTGCTTCCAGAACACGAGAAAGACGGCTCGGTTCGCTTCGACTTATCCTCTCGCCTTCTCGGCTGGCTCCAGCTTCTAATGACGAATCGCTGTCGGTTTTCTGGTGCAAGGACCGCCTTTTGGACGTGTTGAATGCGGTCAGCCTTTGTGAAGGCATGATGTAGCGGTTTAAAGATTTTTGAACCTTTGGACACTCTGCCCTTCCAGGGACGGGGTGCCCTGTGGATGGGGTAACAGGAGTCGCTGTGCATCTGATAAAAACAGGAAACTCAGTCTCGCTGTCTGTCTCCATGTGTCGTCCTTCGCTGATCAGCTCGCTGCGCTCGTCATCTGCCTCGTCTCCACCCCGGCTCTGCAAATCTGCACTGAGCACACTTGATTCCGCCCCTGTCAGGAACGTCATAGAGGAGGTGGTCGAGTAATCCGAAGTGATAGAGCTGACTTCTGCTGTGGCTGATCCCCCGACAGGGCCGGTTGGAGGTAGATCTGTGCCAGAGGAAGCTTCTATGTCCCAAAGTCTCAACCGATTTCTGGATCTGGACATTTCTGGGTTTACGGTGCTAAGGTCCTCCACCTGAGGAGATGATTCAGATGTGGAGCTTTTGGAAAGAGGCGGAGACCGAAACCGCAGACTGGGCAGCGTATAGTATTTTTGGGATTCTGACATCTTGCCAGGAGGGTATTTCTTCAAAAAGAACGAGTTCCTGTGCTCTTTGCGCCCCTTGGAAGTTTTTTCAGGTTCTTTTTCTTCATGTGAGTCTCCTGCTTTATCCTGATCCATGGGTTTCTGGTCCTGCAGCTCGCTCCCAAGAAAAACAGCATCCAGGTCATCTTCAGAGCTGCTAGCATGCAGCCTTTCTTTGGGTTTCTTGCGTTTGCGATTAGCTGCAGCAAAGATGGAGGAGACCAGTTCGAGGCTGTACTGGTCCTTCCCAGACCCCCACgaaccctgagagagagagagagaggggagacgGCAGAGACAAATATAAGAGGAAACACTGATGATGGAGAAGGTGAAACAGCACCAACATCATCGAGAGCACCATTTAGAGCAGGAAGACAAAGATCTAACCGCTGTGGCCATTGCAACACCACTCCACCTGCTCCTCTGAAATCGgctcaaataaaagaaagacagagtcAAAAGAGAAAAGAGTCTCAGTAAAAAAGTGCCAGAGCTTATAAAGCACACCAGCAACACTCTCAGTGAGATCATTGATTCACCAACATCTCGGTCTACACAATAATCTCTGAATAATCTGCATAAGTCAAATCTCTCCAATTGAAAAATTATcaatttaatctttttaataaTCCAATAGtcaccttttttttgtctttctacaTTTAGGTTTTTGTATTCTGATGTGCTCTTTGTGTAAGATGAGGCAACTTACGTGAACAGACTGAAAGCAgatctatacagtacataaagtaTATTAGCAGCACTGACTTGGACCTCTGCACGTATACATGATATGATATGAAATAATATATGATATGGGTGCACTGCTTTAGATACATCAGTCTAGCAAGCGGTCATGACAAGCGTGATCTATGCAGAAAGCACGTCTCGATGGGTTCTGATCCGTCTGTCAGAGCTGCTCGTGTTTGATTCGTTTGTGAAAATTCGGGCTTCGTACCTGACTGTGTTTAAAATAGGGTTTGAAAATCAGACTCGTACTCACCTTCGATTTGGCAGAATCACTAGTGGGTGAATCTGTGGAtaaagaaatagagagagagagagagagagagagtatatgaggaaataaatacaatctaTGAGTTCCCTCAGTCCAAACACAGAGTCAATAATGAGGAAAGACAGGGAGGACAAGACACTGTGTAAGACGGGATAACAGGTGAGAGTGCAGGGAGTGCATGCAGATGAGTTTAGAAAGAACATATTGCATAACCAATAGTCTAAGGGGTGCTCCACCTGATCCACCTGATCCACCTGATCCACCTGATCCACCTGGACCTGATCCAACGCCTCCCCGGACCCTTAACAAATGCCATGCTGTAAaacacctccccctccccctagTAAGAGGAACCGGATCAGGTCTCGCTCTACCCCCCTGCACTTTAATTCTAACTCTGAAAGGTATTGGGAACTAGATTAAATCTGACTCCACCCCCTGGACATCTGACTTTCCCTAATTAAGCGGAGCTGATTTTGTTCTAAAGTTACCCCCTGGACTTTTGGTTTGACACCACCCAGGAAGTAACAGCTGGATCAGGTTCAACTCCAACCCCTGGATTTTTGGTTTGACTCTGCTCATTTACTAGAAGTTAGATCCGGTCTATCTCCCCTATCTGGACTTGTGGTCTGACACTACACAAGTGTTAGGAGCTAGATCAGATCTGACTCCACCCCATCagcttttgatttgatttaggaATTAGGAGCTGATACAAGTCTGACTCCATCTGCTGGACTTTCGGTCTGACTGCACAGGTCGGAGGAGCTGGATCGGGTATGACGCTACCCTCTAGACTTTTGGTCTTAGGTCTGATGCCACTCCCTGGACTCTTTGGTTTGTCTCTGACCAGGTAAGAAGAGCTGGATCAGTTCGTAATCTACCCCCtggacttttttgtttgttttttgcttcaCTCAGGTCGcaggagcaagatcaggactgaGTCCAACCCAGGAACCTTTGGTTTTACAGtaagattaatatatatatatattttttttaaatatgtgtgaGTGTCATGTCCTCCAGCAGGGGGAGAACTTTTCCTGCTTTCCCAgctaaagaataaagaaataagtaaatttaaaaagtttttcatGATTAAGGCAGGAAGCCATCATGAAAGTGGTAAAGATTCGTTTGGATGCGCAATCATGGTACTGAGTGTTGCTGTAGTCATGACCGGAGACACGACATGGATGGTCATGCATGTGGGATATGGTAGTTTTGGTGTTTAAGGCAGCATGCACTTAATCATCATTATTAGGAAATGATTAAGAACGAAAGAAAATTGctaaggagagaagaaaaaaatgggggcaaatatacatttataacttTGTGGTTTtcttcagaaataaaataataagaaataaaacggaaaaaaaggaaaacagtgCTACGATTTCTAAGAATCGAATGACACCGAACATAGAGCTTATCTTCTATGACAACTGAGGAGGTGAAAACAGAAGGATAGACAAGGAAAAGAGAATAAGAAGAGAGATTCGGCTACATTTCGAGGCGGTGTCATGGCAACAGTAGCATGGCAACGACAGGGGATGACTATGGAACCAACCAAGAGGAGAAGTGACGGGGGGAGTCAGAGAGGGGCTAGCTACGGAGAAAAGACAACACTAAGTGTTAGAGAtggaaaataagtaaataaaggaAAAGTAAATTAACAATTTGAGTTTGAGTTTTCTTAAACTTAAATTTCAAGTGGAGTTTCTTCTTCAGGAGCCGAGCCCCCCCTGCACACcccttttatttgtaattttttgtgGAGACAGATGGTATGAGCAAGCGAGGTTCAGGAGCAGAGGAGCATTACCGTGCCGTCACTCCATTGGGTCAGCattcagagagacagagatagagagaaagagagaaaggcagagaaagagaaaaagaaaaggaaaggggCACAAGAGAAAGGCATTCCCCTCGCTCCcgattgtgtttttgttttggtcCTCCCCTGTTCCTTTcatctctttttgttttcttttcacagGAAGCGAGGGTTCCTGCAGATTAGGCAGCTACAGTGCGGGCAACAGTCCTCTTTCTTCCTACAGCTCCATCTGTCCATCACGGACATGAGCGAGTCCATCAGTGACATCACCGCGTGATAGACTCCTCCCACCTGGCCTGTGTCAAGATCAGGAGTGTGTGAAATGCTGCGAATGGCCTTAGGAGACGCGACACGGCCGGGCTACGGACAGAGGGATCAGACATTTGGCAAGCTTGCTCTTTGAGGAttctgacgttttttttttattttatttaatttaatttcgtTTTTTCgttgttatttctttttctttcttttttttttgcaagaaagCTCATGCCATGTTAGCGTGAGAAAGCTTAGTGAAGAAAACGGGTGTGGGAAAGACTGGGGATTAAATCAGATTAATGGCAAAATTTCATAGAAACAATAATGACTGCTATTTCTTTTCACATTCATGTATTAAGCAGCAGTATGGAAGAATCAGCTTTACTGTCAAAATGCTTCATTTCAATGTAgattaatatgtaaatatatatatatttagcagCTGTGCGCCAAAATACGATAGAGTACTAGCCGCCACATCAgtccacatttttatttatttatttttttaacgttAACTTTCTTGCTACACCACATACCCACCAAGCGGCGGCAGAGTTCCATACTGCTGCTTTAAGCAAATCATGACATAAGCCCCTCTATTTTCTGCCCTCAGAGCTCTATTTTTTGCTCAAACACTGTTTCTGACAGTGTGGGAGGGGCTAAAGACAGAGACTCCGCCTCCTACATGCAGTGAGCCAGTGAGACGCATTACCTGACACTTCCCCTTGAGAGACGCCGGTGCGGCCGATGTTGGTGAGCAAGTGGTCAATGTTTGGAACCGGCTGCGTCTCCACCGCGCTGTCCGTCTGGACCACCGTCTGCACAGGGAGAGAGACGGAGTCTGATAAAGGACGATCCGGTTATCTATCTGTCCCTCCATCTATCCGTCTCTCCATCCTTGgctgtctctgtgtgtttagCTGACTGATTGTCTgactgtccatccatccatctatccatcattCTATCTCGAGCTATACGTCCATCTGTGTCAATGTCCagctatctgtctgtctgcttcactctgtctatctatctatcattttgtctgtctatctctgTTATCCATCCATAATTTTGAATGTATGTGCCTagctatctgtctatctgtccatccatccttctGTCTGCCTATGTCTAGTTAAAGGTCTGTctctttatccatccatccatccatccatccatccatcattctATCTGGCAGTctgtttgtatttgtatatatgTCTAGGTATAGTTCTGTCCGTATGCTTGTCCATCAATGCATTGATCCAGTCTTGTGTATgtgttcatccatccatccatccatccatccatccatccatccatcagtaTATagctatctgtctatctgtccatccatcattctgtctgcctgtctacaTATTTGTCTgcctgtccatccatccatccatccatccatccatctaactTCCTCTTTCATCTGTTTGTCTCTCCGTCAGTCTGATAAAAGGTTAGAGGATCCACACACCTCCGGTTCCTCTTCTCCATCATCAGTGAAGAACCAGTCGTACTGTAAAAGACAGGAACAGCtcattacagtacatgttagaTAAAATATGAagtgtacacgtgtgtgtgtgtgtgtgtgtgtgtgtgtgtgtgtgtgtgtgtgtgtgtgtgcttacgtGTTGAATGAGTGTCTCCACAATCTTGTACTGATCAGGCATGTGTGTGACCATGTGTGTCATGTTGTCCTCAGACGTGCGGACCAGTGTGGGGCCGAACACGATGGCTAGATTCCGCGGCTCCAtctgacgcacacacacacacacacacacacacacacacacacacacacacacacacaacacaaatgaAATATGAATCGATGATGATCTAGAGATGATGATGAAACAGAAGGACGTGTGAAACGACGTGTACTTTGTTCTTCTCGGAGTTTTCAGCCACAGTTTTAAGGTGAGCCGAGAGGAACTTCAGCGTCTCGTAGTGATGATCCGGCAActcgtggagctgaaacgacacacacacacacacacacacacacacacacacacacacacacacacacacacttagctaAGAATGCTGATCCACGTAGGTTTGATTATTTCTGACTTGTGTTTTGTTGATTACGTTTCCCACACAGTAATAATCACTTCTTTCACTTTACACTAATAACTGTGGAGTTTAGTTTCCTGTAGAAATAAACACTCAGGGAGTGAAGTTCAGACGGGCGTGGACTCACCAGCCGCTTCAACACCTTCAGCCTCTCCACCGGGTCCTCTGTTCTGTTCCCCTCGATGAAGTCTCCGTATTTCTCTAccgagcgcgcgcgcacacacacacacacacacacacacacacacacacacacacacacgtcagtcACATTTACAAATCCACTGTCTGATTGAAAAGATCATAATGTAGTGCATtaggaatctgtgtgtgtgtgtgtgtgtgtgtgtgtgtgtgatgatctCTGAGCGAAGCTGTCATGTTTCTTACCGTTAGTGAAGAGCGGATCAGGAAGCTTCCTGAAGAAAGATTTTAATAAACTGCTGATCACATTGAGGTCTTTCCATTTCTGATCAGAAACACGAGAGCAGAGAGGAAATGATTCACATTAATCACATTAATCACTGTTACTACAACTACTACActcaataataatataatataataataataataataataataataataatgatgatgaggtaataataaacatgttgataaataaatcatgtaaaatattatgttatatatatatatatatatatatatatatatatatataaataacatgtaaatgatatataaataaataaataaaataaataaataaataaatacataagaaaACTTAGTAACACCActggtttttaataaaaaatgaataattaatatgaaaatatgtaaaattattattattattattattattattattaatactgatgttatggttgttataaaataataaaaacaataattatttttactacatttatttataaacactttataaatgaatttatataaaaatagttaaaaaatataataataataataataataataataataatttataaaatgtatagatCATCTGGCGAATAAATTAGACATTACGATAAATAAAccaacaagcaaacaaataaaaaaagaaataatgaaagaaattaaTACGATTTATGAATGGAAAATAAGCCactaattaattattacagAATTAATTCTAAAACCCTAATAATTGTAttgttgtttataataataataataataataataataataagcaaacaataattaaatctataaaccaatcatttaattacaattaattaaacaaaaacataaataagacaACCCGCGTTGCTAATTTAAGGTGATTGATGTCGGTGCGGCGCCGCGACTCACGTCCTCCTGAACGTCGATCTCGCCCCCCCCTCTGTTCAGTTCCTCCTGCATGCTGGAGATGGCAGCGTTGTTCCCCGGCACTCTGTAAATCCCAGTGTACTCCAGTCCCTTCTCCTCCACCAGATTACAACACACCTCTACGATTAGAGGCAcgaactaacacacacacacacacacaaacacacactattaaattatattttataattatagaagtcctttataaatataaaaatataaagtccTTTTATTGAGAGACCTGGCTTTTTATGTTACATAAAcgattaatttctttatttgaagtgagtgtttgtgtttaaatgtggtGGTCTAGAAGAGGATAGTGAAAAACCCCGTCTCTGAGAGGCGTGTCCTTCACCCTGTCTAATGATGTGGAGCTGGAGCTCAGAACAGCTGCGTAACCCGAAtacaagattttttataaaaaaggatCAGTGACTGTAGTGAAGAGTGTGTCATTTGGGACACAGCCGTAGCTCTTACTCTGTTATTGTGAGCAGGAGGACAGTCGTCCAGTCGAACCCCAAACGTCACCCCGGGCGCGGCCTTCTTCTCGAACGGCTTCCTCATCAGTCCCGCCATCCCTTTCCTCCGCAGGCCCTTATCCTTCGGCGGGCTCGCTTCATCTGACCAGCAGACCACAAACAGCAGGTCAATGACTTTATCCTGACCTACTAGATAACTTCACCTGATTTACTCGattaatcttaatcttaatcCAGCCATCACAGCTCAACACATTATTACTTAAATTAACTATATGTAGTGTTTATATAGcagaaatataataaagaatattgaaatatacaaacatataaaaaaacagttaaatagTTTCTGTAATGTCTAGaaatataaatgattttttgttgatttataaaaaaaagctaatttatgctaatcaattattaattaaaaaaaggaagttttaaaattacatttcttattTCAGACAAAGCAAAcgtaaaaatgtcataaaatacataaaaattaaaaatatataaaacatataaaacatgcacatgcacagtAAATAGCAATTAagcaatttaataattaaacaattttcattttcagattatttcttatttatttattttatttatttatctatttatttattttcctggagttttatttcttatttatttattttatttatttatctatttatttattttcctggagaaactaaataaataataaaataaaataaaaccaaataataaataaagaaatggatATAGttaacaataaaatgaaacaaaaaacaaaagtgcgacaatataattttaaaattaaatctacTGCTTTTAATAAAGTGAGtaattaaatagttaaataaatagtaGACCTGCACgatttgcattaaaaacaatCACATTGCAATTACTCATTTAACTATTAAACTTATTTAAcgtacaaaattttattaaaacattaccaTTTAGTGTTCAAATGTATTCTTTGAGCCTAACAGAAAATAACTGGACAAATTATCTTATTAAAAGGATGtctgcaaatatttatttatttatttatttatttacaactcaaaggtatataaaaaaaataaactgaaattctaaacaaactctaCAGAAATCCCCGACTATGTGTATGTTACATGCAGGCTTTTGTGCTTAAATAATGGCACCGCTCCGTATCAGGATTTCGATTTCTTTGCAGTGAATCATGCAGCGCTAATGTACAAACTCACAcgagtaaataaacaaacacagcaGACACAAAAGCTCAGAAACGCTCACTGGGTCATAATTCATCACACAGCAGACATTATATGATCCTTATAATCTTTATTCTATTTGTTCTCCTGAATAAATCCCATCCCCCCTTAAAATCAGCCTGATGAAGAGACAGGGGTGTGTTTAAGGCGGAGACGTGTCCGCCGTACCTCTGTGTGTGATCCTCCTGTCCTGATCCCTGTGGGGCGAGAGGGGGCTCGGGGTTTTATTCCCCCCCAGCAGGGTGTGTCTGATACTCAGAGACTGACGAGAGGACCTCGGGGACGGCTCGGTCTTACTGCTGGGGGgactgggacacacacacacacacacacacacacaccagtcacaTGTACAATCCAACTGTATGACTGTGAATAGTTTATAATGTAGTGCATTAATGATCTCTTATTAAACAAAACAGTGTAGTGTAGAGAGGGAGAGGTGAAGTGAAGTCAGTCTGCTCACACACTCCTCTCGTCTCCTCACCTCATCAGAGTGGTGTACTCCTTGATCTTGCGGTTGATGAGGTCTGTGCTCGTGATCAGAGCGTTCTAAAGGAAAGAAGACATGCGCGTAAGTCACAGAACAGCTATAacgttatttattaatatttagttAATTAGTCAaatataatatccgtatatgtCTCTATGATAAGCCAGTTTATGTTATAATGCTAGTATATCGCGGTTACTTACTAATATAATTATGTTATAATGGTTTGGTAAATTTTTGCCTTTTGACCtgcattttcttccttttttttctttctttttttgttgttaatgttGTGCGTGCTGGTATTAGTgattttatatctttataaaggttttagcacaattttaaacttgtttggtggtgaaatattttttttaacttacctgcaatttttttttcaatttgattttaattattttgctaatttattgtgcaataaaacaaaatacattaaaatattaaatattatacagcAATTGATTTGCCATTACtacttttttcataattttaactatttctattttatttgaaatttctTAGATGTTTATATACCTTAAACAAAATATCATTAACAAATTTTactgtttaattaataaaaaaaatcaacacaatTTTGTTGGCAGTTTATTAGCCAACCTAAAAATCACGAAACCTCACACATCAGACATAAAAACACTTTGAGACGATCCATAAACGCTGTAGCAATAAACCAGTGGAATACGTCTAAAGTTCTGCTCCTGAAGACGCATGCCGTACCTCCTCGTCCAGGTTGCTGTTCTCCTGAATGGCTCGTATCCAGGCGAGCATGTCCTCCCTGTCCTCGGCCTGGAACAGGTACTCGCGGTCCGAGGTGGTCAGCCTCAGCACGTTCTTCCTCTTGGTGTCGCTGTAGGAGATGTCGATCAGACAGGCCTTGATGCTGATGGACACAGGCTCCTCCTCCGTGTGTGAGTTGGGTGTCTGTCCCTCCTTCTTGTCCTTGTAGAGATAGAGCGAGTGGCCACGGAGCACAGCGTACATCTGCCTCCATGGACGCATGCCGCCGCCCACACGCTGGGAAGAGGTAATGACGTACAGAGACACAGACGACAACAAGATTAGGAAAAATATTCAGCACTGGTGTCGTGACCGAGCAAAGCCACTGTGACTGACCCCGTGTGCTTGTGTAGTGGGAGGAGTTAATAAAACACTCGGTGGCATGCTGCTTTAGTAAAACAATTCACTTTACGGTGGTATGATGGAGTTACTGTTGTGTTGTAATCCAATTATATAGCAGAACCTcaataaggaaaaagaaaatatttctctggggcaataataataacaattatcttttattattattattattattattattgttgttagtattattatatttattatttaatacgttacgtttttttttttaattgttttgacAGACCCTAGTATGAAACTCTTCCAATTGGTTGAGATGCCACTTTATGGTAAAAATATCAATAcattcacaataaataaataaataaataaataaaaagtagtcccataaaatgcttaaaattttGGGAAACTTGTTCCACTTTATTTCTCCAGGAACGCTTCAAAAAACAATGTAAAGACACAGATATTAAAAGACACTGCGATGTCTTGTGGACGCCatagatatacagtagtgtCTCAATGTGCTCTACCAAAAGGTTGACATGAACGTTACAGGTTTAA
Coding sequences:
- the LOC128520130 gene encoding rho GTPase-activating protein 21-B-like isoform X2, with protein sequence MLGCVVDRNSSVKNLICDLYCAFNTQCKKDGPDASELSPMSPMSPMVPVDQLFSWPGPKTLLLHRTSQGFGFTLRHFIVYPPESAVHSSFKDEDNGSGGRSQCRLEPMDTIFVKQVKEGGSAHQAGLCTGDRIVKVNGESIIGKTYSQVIALIQNSDSSLELCVMPKDEDILQLAYSKDAYLKGNEAYSGNAQNIPEPPPVCYPRIEPKTPGMTHTDEPSAPAETHGVLSQGAEPSPDVGYCVEVPIPQSAPAPQVSKLQTVAAVYNESVQVTGAGVSDSLECPLHPHGTTSNHRLQETKNTPMCTSSLENLSSVRPRSQTTPFTRGPQLRYTPKRPPEPPGFSTHIPMHTPFHPDSTSTPSSRHAMSPFTPSPPTVASSPCSPMHQNIDWRNYTTYKEYIDNKRLYTYGSRTIQERLDSLRAASQANKANRSTEGTNGSLSRQRSTGHERGPANSGVQSRCSVSQERLEEKKRATSRDWHRSASQDELPSSTKSTCKPRAKSCDYLGRQVESKISLMDRRVYGRTETEEEALICTGEEARGCRQSLSLSKVAQTQRTAVGEQGSLPGINAKSKVTDPILNSSVENPGNDAASKARLPIQTSVLDNSYVAKALASLNTGVSAASVTTKNQRTALKPNHVSHGRLPESHREHVGSSPCPDPAKDQRTEQDGSLVAANGSVAEGLEGAEAMVVVMRREKTKMSGLLPIRHPSYIQAVSDGGGRAEKLQKMPKCWRSIDAAQDGCKQWVGEECNPLGHLHASLDSIPFIDEPSSPSADLDEVHFPVCSIVSAVPPSPTLSSAVLHRQLSHDQDSLRLAVLDSDSGAKTERSKSCDEGLDNYRDEGRGKLIKHITGLTGLRKAVDRSSEDSGSRRNSLSDAFVNATKEGVLHFRQFSSDKGKRVGGGMRPWRQMYAVLRGHSLYLYKDKKEGQTPNSHTEEEPVSISIKACLIDISYSDTKRKNVLRLTTSDREYLFQAEDREDMLAWIRAIQENSNLDEENALITSTDLINRKIKEYTTLMSPPSSKTEPSPRSSRQSLSIRHTLLGGNKTPSPLSPHRDQDRRITHRDEASPPKDKGLRRKGMAGLMRKPFEKKAAPGVTFGVRLDDCPPAHNNRFVPLIVEVCCNLVEEKGLEYTGIYRVPGNNAAISSMQEELNRGGGEIDVQEDKWKDLNVISSLLKSFFRKLPDPLFTNEKYGDFIEGNRTEDPVERLKVLKRLLHELPDHHYETLKFLSAHLKTVAENSEKNKMEPRNLAIVFGPTLVRTSEDNMTHMVTHMPDQYKIVETLIQHYDWFFTDDGEEEPETVVQTDSAVETQPVPNIDHLLTNIGRTGVSQGEVSDSPTSDSAKSKGSWGSGKDQYSLELVSSIFAAANRKRKKPKERLHASSSEDDLDAVFLGSELQDQKPMDQDKAGDSHEEKEPEKTSKGRKEHRNSFFLKKYPPGKMSESQKYYTLPSLRFRSPPLSKSSTSESSPQVEDLSTVNPEMSRSRNRLRLWDIEASSGTDLPPTGPVGGSATAEVSSITSDYSTTSSMTFLTGAESSVLSADLQSRGGDEADDERSELISEGRHMETDSETEFPVFIRCTATPVTPSTGHPVPGRAECPKVQKSLNRYIMPSQRLTAFNTSKRRSLHQKTDSDSSLEAGASREGERISRSEPSRLSRVLEAVKKGRSVGSLSSAPSSSHSQTEPAKHLSITERLKSHFRLSADDMFGIGGHKNNRKKEKRVRRRHTLGGQRDFGELAVINDWREQGGAEKGAELSDADRLKLQNSKEIAIQDWINHESSHPGTSRAGSQGSKVITGTGEGSSHSASMPSCQSSTDQLNGGEPKCKGKVNLNSGSDAHPHKLAGAQVVRSQFYQCL